One stretch of Bosea vaviloviae DNA includes these proteins:
- a CDS encoding TetR/AcrR family transcriptional regulator gives MTRRPRKEMIAETRAKLIGAARAAFGTVGYAETSMDELTATAGLTRGALYHHFGDKKGLLAAVIAEIDAEMNERLRIVSDRATDPWAGFRDECTAYIEMALEPEIQRVVLRDGPAVLGDPWTWPTQSACILSMTDSLGRLREAGVILAVDAEAAARLIAGATLHAAQWIAHAPDAPQASRKAIEAFDAMLDGLLVRG, from the coding sequence ATGACGCGCAGACCACGCAAGGAGATGATCGCCGAGACGCGCGCCAAGCTGATCGGGGCCGCTCGCGCCGCGTTCGGGACCGTCGGCTATGCGGAGACGTCGATGGACGAGCTGACGGCTACCGCCGGGCTGACGCGCGGCGCGCTCTACCACCATTTCGGCGACAAGAAGGGCCTGCTCGCGGCGGTAATCGCCGAGATCGACGCCGAGATGAACGAGCGCCTGCGCATCGTATCGGACCGGGCAACCGACCCCTGGGCCGGCTTCCGCGACGAATGCACTGCCTACATCGAGATGGCACTCGAACCTGAGATTCAACGCGTGGTGCTGCGCGACGGGCCTGCCGTGCTCGGCGACCCCTGGACCTGGCCGACGCAGAGCGCCTGCATCCTCTCGATGACCGACAGCCTCGGCAGGCTCCGCGAGGCAGGCGTGATCCTCGCCGTCGATGCCGAAGCGGCAGCACGGCTGATCGCGGGAGCGACCCTGCACGCCGCACAATGGATCGCGCATGCGCCCGATGCACCGCAGGCGTCGCGCAAGGCGATCGAGGCCTTCGACGCGATGCTGGACGGCTTGCTGGTGCGGGGCTGA
- a CDS encoding MFS transporter, which produces MPNPYREIFRAPGSVAFSAAGFIARLPFSMVTLGIVTMLSQTRGEYWLAGAVAATFALANAVMAPQISRLVDRHGQSRVLIPATLATLVAFAGLLLATRLQAPAWMLFLFAALAGMEPSMMAMVRARWTEIYRDTPQLRTAFAFESVVDEMVFMVGPVIAIGLSVVWFPEAGPLAAAILLAVGMALFVAQRSTEPPVHAPETSGSDSVIRLLPVQIIALLMVALGTIFGTAEVTAVAFAEAQGNKAAASLVLAAYAAGSFVTGLVFGALRVRLPLSCQLLFAIGLAAATTLPLLIASSLWMLGFVLFIAGASISPTVIVAMALVERHVPASKLTEGITWVMTGMGIGMAAGSAASGWLIDVYGARSGFYVSVAGGFTALAIAALGFRALAEMPAGRREGAPA; this is translated from the coding sequence ATGCCTAACCCCTATCGCGAGATTTTCCGTGCGCCCGGTTCGGTCGCCTTCTCCGCGGCGGGTTTCATCGCCCGCTTGCCGTTTTCCATGGTGACGCTCGGCATTGTCACCATGCTCTCGCAGACGCGTGGCGAATACTGGCTGGCCGGCGCGGTTGCTGCGACCTTTGCGCTCGCCAATGCCGTGATGGCGCCGCAGATCTCGCGGCTGGTCGACCGCCATGGCCAGAGCCGGGTGCTCATCCCCGCGACGCTGGCAACCCTCGTCGCGTTCGCCGGGCTGCTGCTGGCGACGCGCTTGCAGGCGCCGGCGTGGATGCTCTTCCTCTTTGCCGCGCTCGCCGGGATGGAGCCGAGCATGATGGCGATGGTGCGGGCGCGCTGGACCGAAATCTATCGCGACACGCCGCAGCTTCGCACCGCATTCGCCTTCGAATCGGTGGTCGACGAGATGGTCTTCATGGTCGGACCGGTAATCGCCATCGGCCTCAGTGTCGTCTGGTTCCCGGAGGCCGGCCCGCTCGCAGCGGCAATCCTGCTCGCCGTCGGCATGGCGCTGTTCGTGGCCCAGCGTAGCACCGAACCGCCAGTCCACGCGCCTGAGACGAGCGGTAGCGACTCCGTCATCCGGTTGTTGCCGGTGCAGATCATCGCGCTGCTGATGGTCGCGCTCGGCACGATTTTCGGTACGGCGGAGGTCACCGCGGTGGCATTTGCCGAGGCGCAGGGGAACAAGGCGGCGGCGAGCCTGGTGCTCGCGGCCTATGCCGCCGGCTCCTTCGTCACCGGTCTCGTCTTCGGTGCGCTGCGGGTTCGCCTGCCGCTGTCCTGCCAGCTGCTGTTCGCGATCGGGCTCGCTGCCGCGACGACCCTGCCGCTGCTGATCGCCAGCTCGCTTTGGATGCTCGGCTTCGTGCTCTTTATCGCCGGTGCCTCGATCTCGCCGACGGTCATCGTCGCCATGGCGCTGGTCGAGCGCCATGTCCCGGCCTCGAAGCTGACCGAGGGCATCACCTGGGTGATGACAGGCATGGGTATCGGCATGGCGGCGGGCTCGGCCGCCTCGGGTTGGCTGATCGATGTCTATGGCGCCAGGAGCGGCTTCTACGTCTCCGTCGCCGGCGGCTTCACGGCGCTCGCGATCGCCGCGCTCGGTTTCCGCGCGCTGGCCGAGATGCCGGCCGGTCGGCGCGAGGGTGCGCCGGCCTGA
- the rpmI gene encoding 50S ribosomal protein L35 yields MPKIKTKSSAKKRFKITGTGKVLYAQAGKRHGMIKRTNKQLRNHRGTNVLFEGDAANVKKYFLPNG; encoded by the coding sequence ATGCCCAAGATCAAGACGAAGTCGAGCGCCAAGAAGCGCTTCAAGATCACCGGAACCGGCAAGGTGCTTTACGCCCAGGCTGGCAAGCGTCACGGGATGATCAAGCGGACCAACAAGCAGCTCCGCAATCACCGCGGCACCAACGTCCTTTTCGAGGGCGATGCGGCCAACGTGAAGAAGTATTTCCTCCCCAACGGCTGA
- the rplT gene encoding 50S ribosomal protein L20, protein MARVKRGVTSHAKHKKTLKAAKGFYGRRKNTIRAAKAAVDRSMQYAYRDRKNRKRSFRALWIQRLNAAVREHGLVYSMFINGLTKAGIELDRKTLSAMAIDDAASFTAVVEQVKAALAAEPNAGERKAA, encoded by the coding sequence ATGGCTCGCGTGAAACGGGGCGTAACGTCCCATGCCAAGCACAAGAAGACACTCAAGGCCGCCAAGGGTTTCTATGGCCGCCGCAAGAACACGATCCGCGCCGCCAAGGCGGCCGTCGATCGCTCGATGCAGTACGCCTATCGCGACCGCAAGAACCGGAAGCGCTCGTTCCGCGCGCTCTGGATCCAGCGCCTGAACGCGGCGGTGCGTGAGCACGGCCTGGTCTACTCGATGTTCATCAACGGCCTGACCAAGGCCGGCATCGAGCTCGACCGCAAGACCCTCTCGGCCATGGCGATCGACGATGCGGCCTCGTTCACGGCCGTCGTCGAGCAGGTCAAGGCTGCTCTGGCCGCCGAGCCCAACGCCGGCGAGCGCAAGGCCGCGTGA
- a CDS encoding M20/M25/M40 family metallo-hydrolase → MPVQRDHASEIAAITSHPTFKAAVEVLDADHDRTVADIITLTEIPSPPFKEDRRAAAYLEMLRAHGLEDVEQDEIGNVMGVRRGTGNGGLIVVAAHLDTVFPEGTDVTVRREGTRLHAPGIGDDTRSLAVLLAFIRALDAAGIRTRNDILFVGDVGEEGLGDLRGVRHLFSKGRYRDQIEAFITVDSPQVDKIVVGGVGSKRYSVRFKGPGGHSFKAFGIVNPIYAMAQAIVELGRIEVPETPRTTFCASIVGGGTSVNAIPEEAWIDIDLRSEAAEQLARLDARCREIVAAAVEQENAIRSTSEGGITVDIRTLGDRPAGNTAMDTDIVQFATAALQAHGFAPTHEASSTDANIPMSLGIPAIKIGSGGTGGRAHSLAEWIDVEKAASVSGMTASLTTILAVAGFVGE, encoded by the coding sequence ATGCCAGTGCAGCGCGACCACGCCTCCGAAATCGCCGCGATCACCAGCCACCCGACATTCAAGGCGGCGGTCGAAGTGCTCGACGCCGATCACGACCGCACCGTTGCCGACATCATCACGCTGACCGAGATTCCATCCCCGCCCTTCAAGGAAGACAGGCGCGCTGCCGCTTATCTGGAGATGCTGCGCGCGCATGGTCTCGAGGATGTCGAGCAGGACGAGATCGGTAATGTCATGGGCGTCAGGCGCGGCACCGGCAATGGTGGGCTGATCGTGGTCGCCGCACATCTCGACACGGTCTTCCCGGAAGGAACCGACGTCACCGTGCGCCGCGAGGGCACCAGGCTCCATGCGCCGGGGATTGGCGATGACACCCGCAGCCTTGCCGTGCTGCTTGCCTTCATTCGCGCGCTGGACGCCGCCGGTATCCGAACCCGCAACGATATTCTGTTCGTCGGCGATGTCGGCGAGGAAGGGCTCGGCGACCTGCGCGGCGTCCGCCATCTCTTCAGCAAGGGTCGGTATCGCGACCAGATCGAGGCCTTCATAACCGTCGACAGTCCGCAGGTGGACAAGATCGTCGTCGGTGGCGTCGGCTCGAAACGCTATTCTGTCCGGTTCAAAGGGCCGGGCGGTCACAGCTTCAAGGCGTTCGGGATCGTGAACCCGATTTATGCCATGGCGCAGGCGATCGTCGAACTCGGCCGCATCGAGGTGCCGGAAACGCCTCGCACCACATTCTGCGCCTCCATCGTCGGCGGCGGCACGTCGGTGAATGCGATTCCCGAGGAGGCGTGGATCGACATCGACCTCCGGTCGGAAGCGGCGGAGCAGCTTGCCAGGCTGGATGCGCGTTGCCGCGAGATCGTGGCCGCAGCGGTGGAGCAGGAGAACGCGATCCGTTCGACCAGCGAGGGGGGCATCACCGTCGACATCAGGACATTGGGCGATCGCCCCGCCGGCAACACGGCCATGGACACAGATATCGTCCAGTTCGCGACAGCAGCGCTTCAGGCACATGGCTTTGCGCCCACGCACGAGGCGTCCTCGACCGATGCGAATATTCCGATGAGCCTCGGTATCCCCGCGATCAAGATCGGTTCGGGCGGCACCGGCGGCCGGGCGCATTCTCTCGCCGAGTGGATCGATGTCGAGAAAGCCGCCAGCGTATCGGGCATGACAGCCAGCCTTACAACCATCCTCGCCGTAGCCGGCTTCGTCGGCGAATAA
- a CDS encoding TIGR00730 family Rossman fold protein yields MPDNTAQKTSPSYRIAALDTDFILGDSTRGARFMLEYQKAEDSLRARGIVSTIVVFGSARVREGNPWYEAARAFARIASERGGALAEREAGRNHVIATGGGPGIMEAANRGATEAGALSIGLNITLPHEQEPNAWSTPDLTFRFHYFAMRKMHFAMRAAALVAFPGGFGTLDELFEVMTLVQTGKMPPVPIVLYDSAFWKSLLNLDTLREAGFIRPEDLSLFAYADTPEEAYARIVTGAGDAWEPAAKDSVQT; encoded by the coding sequence ATGCCTGACAACACCGCCCAGAAAACCTCCCCCTCTTATCGTATCGCTGCCCTCGACACCGACTTCATCCTCGGCGATTCCACACGCGGGGCGCGCTTCATGCTCGAATACCAGAAGGCCGAGGACAGCCTGCGGGCGCGCGGCATCGTCTCGACCATCGTCGTCTTCGGCTCGGCGCGGGTGCGGGAGGGCAATCCCTGGTACGAGGCGGCGCGGGCCTTCGCCCGGATCGCCTCGGAGCGCGGCGGCGCGTTGGCCGAGCGCGAGGCCGGCCGCAACCACGTCATTGCCACCGGCGGCGGGCCGGGCATCATGGAGGCGGCCAATCGCGGCGCGACGGAGGCCGGGGCGCTCTCGATCGGCCTCAACATCACCTTGCCGCATGAGCAGGAGCCCAATGCCTGGTCGACGCCGGACCTGACCTTCCGTTTCCATTATTTCGCGATGCGCAAGATGCATTTCGCCATGCGGGCAGCCGCGCTTGTCGCCTTCCCCGGCGGCTTCGGCACGCTGGACGAATTGTTCGAGGTGATGACGCTGGTCCAGACCGGCAAGATGCCGCCGGTGCCGATCGTGCTCTATGACAGCGCCTTCTGGAAAAGCCTGCTCAATCTCGACACGCTGCGCGAAGCCGGCTTCATCCGGCCGGAGGATCTCTCGCTGTTTGCCTATGCCGACACGCCCGAAGAGGCCTATGCCCGCATCGTCACTGGTGCCGGCGACGCCTGGGAGCCGGCTGCAAAGGACAGCGTGCAGACGTGA
- a CDS encoding SCO family protein, producing the protein MTNETARRRFLAGLAAFSCSPAFVQDHAFAQAHRGHSHTAPAGTSPDRLATQFGGPFTLTDHNGRRVSDRDFRDRFMLVYFGFTRCTDTCPVDLPVIAQALDAVGPLADKLVPLFVTVDPANDTPPVMATYVAAFHPRLIGLTGSEAEIAATAKAYKVHRRKLTQPHHGAGEYAVDHGSLIYLIGPDGRFVTLLPHNSGAERLAAILRKYLA; encoded by the coding sequence ATGACGAATGAGACCGCCCGGAGGCGCTTCCTGGCGGGACTCGCCGCTTTCTCTTGTTCTCCGGCTTTCGTGCAAGACCATGCATTCGCGCAAGCTCATCGCGGCCATTCCCATACCGCTCCTGCTGGCACCTCCCCTGATCGCTTGGCGACGCAGTTCGGCGGGCCGTTCACGCTGACCGACCATAACGGCCGGCGCGTCAGCGATCGGGACTTTCGCGACCGCTTCATGCTGGTCTATTTCGGGTTCACCCGCTGCACCGATACCTGTCCGGTTGATTTGCCGGTCATCGCGCAGGCGCTCGATGCGGTTGGCCCGCTCGCGGACAAGCTCGTGCCGCTCTTCGTCACGGTCGATCCCGCCAACGACACGCCGCCAGTCATGGCGACCTATGTCGCCGCTTTCCACCCGCGCCTGATCGGGCTCACCGGTAGCGAAGCGGAGATCGCGGCAACGGCCAAAGCCTACAAGGTCCATCGCCGCAAGCTGACACAACCGCATCATGGCGCCGGCGAATATGCCGTCGATCACGGCTCGCTGATCTATCTGATAGGGCCGGACGGGCGCTTCGTGACGTTGCTGCCGCATAATTCGGGAGCCGAGCGGCTGGCCGCGATCCTGCGGAAATATCTCGCCTGA
- the pheS gene encoding phenylalanine--tRNA ligase subunit alpha, which yields MNEIDNLGASLLADIAGAQDETALEQVRIAALGKAGSISALLKTLGAMTPEERKEKGPLINGLRDTVQGALSARKEALGEAALDARLASETVDITLPVREGPEARGRIHPISQVIDEITAIFGDMGFSVAEGPDVETDDLNFTKLNFPIGHPAREMHDTFFFAPDANGERKLLRTHTSPVQVRTMMAQEPPIRVICPGRTYRMDSDQTHTPMFHQVEGLVIDKKAHMGHMKWVLEEFCKAFFEIDNVKMRFRPSFFPFTEPSVEVDIQCSRKGGEIRFGEGEDWLEILGCGMVHPNVLRNCGLDPDVYQGFAWGMGIDRIAMLKYGMPDLRPFFEADLRWLAHYGFRPLDLPTLTGGLSS from the coding sequence ATGAACGAGATCGATAACTTAGGCGCGAGCCTCCTTGCCGACATCGCCGGCGCGCAGGACGAGACCGCCCTGGAGCAGGTCAGGATCGCGGCGCTGGGCAAGGCCGGCTCGATCTCGGCGCTGCTCAAGACGCTGGGCGCCATGACGCCCGAGGAGCGCAAGGAAAAGGGGCCGCTGATCAACGGCCTGCGCGACACGGTGCAAGGCGCGCTCTCCGCCCGCAAGGAGGCGCTGGGCGAGGCCGCGCTCGACGCCAGGCTCGCCTCCGAGACGGTCGACATCACCTTGCCGGTCCGCGAGGGGCCCGAGGCGCGCGGCCGCATCCACCCGATCAGCCAGGTCATCGACGAGATCACCGCGATCTTCGGCGATATGGGCTTCTCGGTGGCGGAAGGTCCGGATGTCGAGACCGACGACCTCAACTTCACCAAGCTGAACTTCCCCATCGGCCATCCCGCCCGCGAGATGCACGACACCTTCTTCTTCGCGCCCGACGCCAATGGCGAGCGCAAGCTGCTGCGCACCCATACCTCGCCGGTCCAGGTCCGCACCATGATGGCGCAGGAGCCGCCGATCCGGGTGATCTGCCCCGGCCGCACCTACCGGATGGATTCCGACCAGACCCACACCCCGATGTTCCATCAGGTCGAGGGGCTCGTGATCGACAAGAAGGCCCATATGGGCCACATGAAATGGGTGCTTGAGGAGTTCTGCAAGGCGTTCTTCGAGATCGACAACGTCAAGATGCGCTTTCGCCCCTCCTTCTTCCCCTTCACCGAGCCTTCGGTCGAGGTCGATATCCAATGCTCGCGCAAGGGCGGCGAGATCCGCTTCGGCGAGGGCGAGGACTGGCTCGAGATTCTCGGCTGCGGCATGGTCCACCCCAATGTGCTGCGCAATTGCGGGCTCGATCCGGATGTCTATCAGGGCTTCGCCTGGGGCATGGGCATCGACCGCATCGCCATGCTGAAATACGGCATGCCGGATCTGCGCCCCTTCTTCGAGGCGGATCTGCGCTGGCTCGCCCATTACGGCTTCCGGCCGCTCGACCTGCCGACCTTGACGGGTGGGCTGTCGTCATGA